A genomic region of Xanthocytophaga agilis contains the following coding sequences:
- a CDS encoding lipoyl domain-containing protein, which yields MENFHKEHIEAINHFKTEARKAFAHICLNFGFKETDYSPEEYQNPFQIQFESPQIRILAEGIHWGMNANVCVGKNTSDTEWFNIEYICRLRIPTVPVTGSQTEQLYGYAHYLENYATDIMNGDTDFLDQLALKRKQEKEEAEKARQAAIEQKLMEGYVPIHNPYGDPILRKPRLNLHSYEIARLKFPQATPIYPESPLEPGYKAIIDRWFKDIGENIRETELLCELSTDKVMIEIRSATTGKLVWLLPEGTIAQSDQCIALIASDL from the coding sequence ATGGAAAACTTTCACAAAGAACATATAGAAGCAATAAATCACTTTAAAACCGAAGCCAGAAAAGCCTTCGCTCACATCTGCCTTAACTTCGGTTTTAAAGAAACAGACTACTCACCGGAAGAATACCAGAATCCCTTCCAAATCCAGTTTGAATCTCCTCAGATCCGAATTTTAGCAGAAGGCATTCATTGGGGAATGAATGCAAATGTATGTGTAGGCAAAAACACTTCAGACACAGAGTGGTTCAACATTGAATATATCTGCAGGCTGCGTATACCCACAGTACCTGTAACAGGAAGTCAGACTGAACAACTTTATGGGTATGCTCACTATCTGGAAAACTACGCAACCGATATCATGAATGGTGATACTGATTTTCTTGACCAGCTGGCTTTGAAACGCAAACAAGAAAAAGAAGAAGCTGAGAAAGCGCGGCAGGCGGCTATAGAACAAAAGCTAATGGAAGGATACGTACCTATTCATAACCCTTATGGGGACCCAATCCTGCGAAAACCTCGGTTAAATCTGCATTCCTATGAAATAGCCCGTTTGAAGTTTCCACAAGCCACACCTATCTATCCGGAAAGCCCTCTAGAACCGGGCTATAAAGCAATCATTGACAGATGGTTTAAAGACATTGGAGAGAATATACGCGAAACTGAACTTCTCTGCGAACTATCCACAGACAAAGTAATGATAGAAATTCGGTCGGCAACAACAGGTAAGCTTGTATGGCTACTTCCTGAAGGTACGATTGCTCAGTCAGATCAATGCATAGCACTTATAGCAAGCGATCTCTAA
- a CDS encoding T9SS type A sorting domain-containing protein: MKHFYLLLVFIGSFVMSSYGVNSPLLLAPQNGATINLNTLSGFNVNANEPTTWKLYIKVSINDPRQLVYENSHTFTSTDQTTEPFLFPFSNGNPLEPNHQYLVELKTVDAANALISQEYFTFFTSSAEKTSPLLVSPSSGDTLYLTGAITFDAAKWTVNANNPNARSISTEIFDVATGQELTSLFPGDPFPISKSLTAQTALTNVELQSYVSYIRQQPYAARVVLTTKDSLQNIIGQSEYPIIIKPRPLGTDVNLSIISPVNGQTGVSTSPTVTVQKPSDIAVHGVGILVDFYTIDKYPMDAQGEDYRMVWVSNISTITSWQIPNLKPGTTYELNIHYLVSGARGNPSGTSKNVRITFTTAPQPLLVSPSPGDTLYVKKSIYHTEVEWTVNSNNPNARSITAQIFDVATGTQIDYQYDPFPTRVGLTAQTALNNVKMTSFIQDLRQEPYAARLVLITRDSLQNIIGQGEYPIIIKPLPLAADIFLTITSPVNGQTNVSTSPSITVQRPAGLDRHGITVSLYSYKIDKYPADNQGEDYRFVTLQGTPSISTWQIPGLKPGTTYEMEILYVIERAGGDISGTGKTVKTIFTTAPDQGTNSLLLWPANNQSVTICNNQDVLVNANDSTARTLIVKVLKNDPRQLVQDYMYALNGTTATQTISMAGVVQQLLANQQYLIEATTKNASGTILRQQYFTVFTTGCSQSAARIGSPEVELPQKSVISPNPSAGDFQVQLHSGYGKAKVEIVSLEGRIIANYETEGNHAVLMNGSSLKPGLYLVRITGNAGLREQFKIVKQ, encoded by the coding sequence ATGAAACATTTTTATCTGCTGCTGGTATTTATTGGCAGCTTTGTTATGTCCAGCTATGGAGTAAATTCTCCCTTATTGCTCGCACCTCAGAATGGAGCCACCATCAATCTGAATACCTTGTCAGGGTTTAATGTTAATGCCAATGAACCTACAACCTGGAAGCTTTACATTAAGGTATCTATAAACGATCCCCGGCAGTTGGTGTATGAAAATTCTCATACCTTTACATCTACCGATCAAACAACAGAACCTTTTCTCTTTCCATTTTCCAATGGTAATCCACTGGAACCTAATCATCAATACCTGGTTGAGTTAAAAACAGTCGATGCCGCCAACGCTCTAATAAGTCAGGAATATTTTACGTTCTTTACTTCATCTGCTGAAAAGACCAGCCCATTGCTGGTTTCTCCAAGTTCGGGAGATACATTGTATTTGACAGGTGCAATTACTTTTGATGCAGCAAAGTGGACAGTAAATGCCAATAATCCGAATGCTCGTTCAATCTCTACTGAAATCTTTGACGTAGCAACTGGTCAAGAGCTTACCTCCCTGTTTCCAGGAGATCCGTTTCCTATAAGTAAAAGCCTCACAGCACAAACAGCATTAACTAATGTAGAACTACAATCGTATGTAAGTTATATTCGTCAGCAACCTTATGCGGCTCGGGTAGTGTTAACAACTAAGGACTCTTTACAGAATATCATTGGACAAAGTGAATATCCTATTATCATCAAGCCGCGGCCATTAGGGACAGATGTCAATCTTTCCATCATTAGCCCAGTTAATGGTCAAACAGGTGTGTCGACATCACCAACTGTCACTGTTCAAAAACCATCAGATATAGCTGTACATGGAGTAGGTATCCTGGTAGACTTTTATACAATAGATAAATATCCCATGGATGCTCAGGGGGAGGATTATCGCATGGTATGGGTATCAAATATATCAACCATTACCAGCTGGCAGATACCTAATCTGAAACCAGGAACTACCTATGAACTCAATATCCATTATCTCGTATCTGGGGCTAGAGGAAATCCTTCCGGAACGAGTAAAAATGTAAGAATTACTTTTACTACAGCACCTCAACCCCTGTTGGTCTCGCCAAGTCCGGGAGATACGTTATATGTAAAGAAGTCAATCTATCACACAGAGGTAGAATGGACGGTCAATTCCAATAATCCTAATGCGCGTTCTATTACTGCCCAGATTTTTGATGTAGCAACTGGTACCCAGATAGATTATCAGTATGATCCGTTCCCTACACGAGTAGGTCTTACAGCGCAAACGGCATTAAACAATGTAAAGATGACGTCATTCATACAGGATTTACGTCAGGAGCCCTATGCTGCACGTCTGGTGTTGATTACCAGAGACTCTTTACAAAACATTATCGGACAGGGAGAGTATCCTATCATTATCAAACCACTTCCACTGGCAGCTGACATTTTTCTTACTATCACCAGTCCGGTTAATGGTCAGACAAATGTATCTACTTCTCCATCAATTACTGTTCAACGACCAGCAGGGTTAGATCGTCATGGTATTACAGTGAGCTTATATTCCTATAAAATTGATAAGTATCCGGCAGATAATCAGGGAGAAGATTATCGATTTGTCACATTACAAGGTACTCCATCCATTTCTACATGGCAAATACCAGGTTTGAAGCCAGGAACTACCTATGAAATGGAAATTTTGTATGTGATAGAAAGAGCTGGAGGAGATATTTCAGGAACAGGTAAAACGGTGAAAACCATTTTTACAACAGCCCCTGATCAAGGTACAAATTCTCTGTTACTATGGCCAGCAAACAATCAAAGTGTAACTATCTGTAACAACCAGGATGTATTGGTAAACGCTAATGACTCCACTGCCCGTACGCTTATTGTAAAAGTATTGAAAAATGATCCGCGTCAGCTTGTTCAGGACTATATGTATGCTCTCAATGGAACAACCGCAACTCAAACAATTTCTATGGCGGGTGTCGTTCAACAACTGTTAGCTAATCAACAGTATCTGATTGAAGCAACCACGAAGAATGCGTCCGGTACTATTTTACGTCAGCAATACTTCACTGTATTTACAACAGGATGTTCACAATCAGCAGCCCGGATAGGTTCACCAGAAGTTGAATTGCCTCAGAAATCGGTTATCTCGCCAAATCCGTCTGCCGGAGATTTTCAGGTACAATTGCATAGTGGCTATGGCAAAGCTAAGGTAGAGATAGTCTCACTGGAAGGACGCATTATTGCCAACTATGAAACAGAAGGAAATCACGCTGTTCTGATGAATGGATCTTCCTTAAAACCAGGCTTGTATCTGGTGCGTATTACTGGAAATGCAGGATTGCGCGAGCAGTTTAAGATTGTGAAGCAGTAA
- a CDS encoding DUF4132 domain-containing protein yields the protein MALTTQQVEAFFSDCHAKDAQQKNSFINDADYIKHMQEVEDFILGKTTTMPNMRNVGWNFHSWGLHDLPNLIPVAQSWGIYEERILSFVFHKNNKDLSWWMEYWMRDQIAQSGDFDVMAQLAPILKKSGMKDKDILMFGMDNYDDPYFLYEEGANDTENPQTDKPSSFGKYVLSFLPQQARLVMDANADEDNSRFELCRLLYYHHRETLNEYVDEFIVPKSGYHHNGLDSDVVNFLLEKDAASFEKAIIKGIEKQIKQQQIDPIDVYSNWKKLDKAFPGKYESQLTKFYKDYLDHFETGATKGTWGYSDEYSWDDNQRKYLTVLSFEDMLERDPVAAQARLVPFIKNSPFLVPDFLTFLDEKFGADAMKYWPDALGKNPKDVGNEYFKTLFEIIEKYDFSSIEDSLWDLTKTKSKRIRFMLATVLSKQGDKAIARSKDLLNAKTADTRQTAALILAKINTEESIAILSAAFNSEKNDDARDVMLESLANKLYGEANDKLLADMVEFAKQRGKISESPISWIKPNALPTLYKTDGTAVTTDEVIFLLYRMSRAKGIRPDLEAKVLLSLIDRSKSGDFAKKLFKLYIDNGADAKQKYCLTLAGLLGDDETVNLLRNQVNTWVDNSRGKMAEYAVGALAMIGSNKALRTVEFFSRKYQNKNSNVGSAAHAALEEAAEELGMDMNELADSIIPDFDFDGMFKTFTVNDSEYRAFIDVNFKMAFLDEDGKKLKSAPKGTAKEVQDEFKLITKEVRDVVKSQSPRLEQYMVTGRRWELDAWQKFFLGNPIMFVYATRLVWGAFDANGQLLTTFWCAEDTSLMSLEDEEVELSEETATIGMIHPLMITPEEREAWNQKFFDLHIEPIFPQMQREVITIDEKEKAAVESNTFSGKKIEQGALYLAKTLEKLGWRRAEVSDGGYVPAYEKAFPHLRVRAEIETEGITVGYYDEDAYLGRLHFESYASENYGNKLAFGNIPGIVYSEVMADLRKILPPAESKEGKE from the coding sequence ATGGCGCTCACAACTCAACAGGTCGAGGCATTTTTTAGCGACTGTCATGCAAAAGATGCTCAGCAGAAAAATTCATTTATCAATGATGCTGACTATATCAAACACATGCAGGAAGTAGAAGACTTTATCCTGGGAAAAACCACTACCATGCCCAATATGCGCAATGTAGGCTGGAACTTTCACTCCTGGGGACTTCATGACCTTCCTAACCTGATACCCGTTGCGCAATCCTGGGGGATATATGAAGAACGTATTCTATCTTTTGTCTTTCATAAAAACAACAAAGATCTATCCTGGTGGATGGAATACTGGATGCGTGATCAGATTGCACAATCAGGCGACTTTGATGTAATGGCACAACTAGCACCTATCCTGAAAAAATCAGGCATGAAGGACAAAGATATTCTCATGTTTGGCATGGATAATTACGATGATCCGTATTTCCTCTATGAAGAGGGTGCTAACGATACCGAAAATCCACAAACAGACAAGCCGTCATCCTTTGGAAAATATGTCCTATCCTTTTTGCCTCAACAGGCTCGTTTGGTGATGGATGCCAATGCAGACGAAGACAACAGCCGATTTGAACTATGCCGTCTTCTGTATTATCACCACCGCGAAACACTCAATGAATATGTAGATGAATTTATCGTACCCAAAAGCGGGTATCACCACAATGGCCTTGACAGCGATGTAGTCAACTTCTTACTGGAAAAGGATGCAGCTTCTTTTGAAAAAGCAATCATCAAAGGAATAGAAAAGCAGATCAAGCAGCAACAAATTGATCCGATTGATGTCTACTCAAACTGGAAAAAACTGGACAAGGCATTTCCTGGTAAATATGAGTCTCAACTAACAAAGTTTTATAAAGACTACCTGGATCACTTTGAAACAGGAGCCACTAAAGGCACCTGGGGGTATAGCGATGAATACTCTTGGGACGATAATCAACGCAAGTACCTGACAGTATTGTCATTTGAGGACATGCTGGAGCGTGATCCTGTTGCCGCACAGGCACGACTAGTTCCTTTTATAAAGAACTCCCCTTTTCTGGTACCTGACTTCCTGACATTCCTGGATGAAAAGTTTGGTGCGGATGCTATGAAATATTGGCCTGATGCTCTCGGTAAAAACCCAAAAGATGTAGGAAATGAATATTTCAAAACTTTATTTGAGATCATAGAGAAATATGACTTTTCTTCTATTGAAGATAGCCTTTGGGATTTAACCAAAACCAAATCCAAACGGATACGCTTTATGCTCGCTACAGTGTTAAGCAAGCAGGGAGACAAAGCTATAGCCCGGTCAAAAGACCTTCTTAACGCCAAAACAGCCGACACTCGTCAAACAGCAGCTTTGATCCTTGCCAAAATTAATACAGAAGAATCTATTGCTATTCTGTCTGCAGCATTTAACTCTGAGAAAAATGATGATGCCCGTGATGTAATGCTTGAATCACTGGCAAACAAGCTCTATGGCGAAGCAAACGATAAGCTGTTGGCAGATATGGTAGAATTTGCCAAACAACGTGGTAAAATTTCTGAATCACCCATTAGCTGGATAAAACCAAATGCATTACCAACTCTTTACAAAACTGACGGCACAGCAGTAACTACTGATGAGGTAATATTCCTGTTGTATCGTATGAGCCGTGCCAAAGGTATTCGTCCTGATCTGGAAGCAAAAGTGTTGCTTTCACTGATAGATAGAAGCAAATCCGGAGATTTTGCTAAAAAACTATTCAAGCTTTACATCGACAATGGTGCTGATGCCAAACAAAAATATTGTCTCACACTGGCAGGGCTCCTAGGAGATGACGAAACGGTAAATCTGTTGCGTAATCAGGTAAATACCTGGGTAGATAACTCAAGAGGTAAAATGGCTGAATACGCTGTAGGAGCTCTGGCAATGATTGGCAGCAACAAAGCTCTACGGACAGTGGAATTTTTTAGCCGTAAATACCAGAATAAAAACAGCAATGTAGGAAGTGCAGCCCATGCCGCACTGGAAGAAGCCGCCGAAGAACTAGGTATGGATATGAACGAACTGGCCGACAGCATTATCCCAGACTTCGATTTTGATGGTATGTTCAAAACCTTCACTGTCAATGATTCTGAATACCGTGCCTTTATTGATGTCAACTTTAAAATGGCATTCCTGGATGAAGATGGCAAAAAACTAAAGTCAGCCCCTAAAGGAACAGCTAAAGAAGTTCAGGATGAGTTCAAACTAATCACCAAAGAAGTTCGTGATGTAGTAAAATCGCAGTCACCTCGTCTGGAGCAATACATGGTAACTGGACGCAGATGGGAACTGGATGCATGGCAGAAATTTTTTCTGGGCAACCCAATTATGTTTGTCTATGCTACCCGCCTGGTGTGGGGTGCATTTGATGCAAACGGACAATTACTCACCACCTTCTGGTGTGCAGAAGATACCAGTCTGATGAGTCTGGAAGATGAGGAAGTAGAACTATCGGAAGAAACGGCTACTATTGGTATGATACATCCGCTGATGATCACTCCAGAAGAACGGGAAGCATGGAATCAGAAGTTTTTTGACCTGCATATCGAGCCTATTTTCCCTCAGATGCAACGGGAAGTTATTACAATTGATGAAAAAGAAAAAGCAGCTGTAGAATCCAATACATTCTCAGGCAAAAAAATCGAACAGGGAGCTCTTTATCTGGCCAAGACACTGGAAAAACTCGGCTGGCGTCGTGCAGAAGTAAGTGATGGTGGCTATGTACCTGCTTATGAAAAAGCATTCCCTCACCTACGGGTACGTGCAGAAATTGAAACAGAAGGCATTACAGTAGGCTATTATGATGAGGATGCTTATCTGGGTCGATTACATTTTGAATCATATGCATCTGAAAATTATGGAAACAAACTAGCTTTTGGCAACATTCCAGGTATTGTATATTCAGAGGTAATGGCAGACCTGCGCAAAATTTTACCTCCGGCAGAGAGCAAAGAAGGCAAGGAGTAA
- a CDS encoding DUF5684 domain-containing protein, with the protein MKYYLKIASVSSLVYALFSIIGNIVLMFLYKPEEQNWMDALMVVALPTNGMSFLLLLFTHLYYFRNTTHISLKDILIISILVIFLSYVVEYLINVAFYVGYFESLPKIRHDTQGILGLIDSFVHNEPYMPAFAAFRYMTGLITEPLSALFLRWDLVGFIGGLTGNRLFYTLILIYGESLFFLFRKYNKEPWLAIVPFLNNWILVEITKKPKWWNLVLWIPFVRHIFLYFINAELAKDVQRDSLYAMGMTLMPPLFYGDVYLNEQKR; encoded by the coding sequence ATGAAATATTATCTGAAAATTGCCTCAGTATCCAGTTTGGTGTATGCATTATTTTCTATCATAGGAAATATAGTTCTGATGTTTTTGTATAAGCCAGAGGAACAAAACTGGATGGATGCACTCATGGTAGTGGCTTTGCCTACAAATGGTATGTCTTTTCTGCTCTTGCTCTTTACGCATCTGTATTATTTCCGAAATACTACTCACATCTCACTGAAGGATATACTGATTATCTCTATTTTGGTGATTTTTCTTTCTTATGTAGTGGAATACCTGATTAATGTGGCTTTTTATGTAGGCTACTTTGAATCGTTACCTAAAATCAGACATGATACCCAAGGAATATTGGGTTTAATAGACTCCTTTGTGCATAATGAACCTTATATGCCTGCCTTTGCTGCCTTTCGCTATATGACTGGGCTGATTACAGAGCCTCTTAGTGCATTGTTTTTGAGATGGGATCTGGTAGGGTTTATAGGAGGACTTACAGGTAATAGACTTTTTTATACATTGATATTGATCTATGGTGAAAGTTTATTCTTTCTGTTCAGGAAATACAACAAAGAGCCCTGGCTGGCTATTGTTCCCTTTCTGAATAACTGGATATTGGTTGAGATTACCAAAAAGCCCAAATGGTGGAATCTGGTGTTGTGGATTCCTTTTGTCAGACATATATTCCTGTATTTCATCAATGCAGAGCTCGCCAAAGATGTTCAGCGCGATTCATTGTATGCAATGGGTATGACGCTGATGCCACCTCTGTTCTATGGAGACGTGTATTTGAATGAGCAAAAGAGGTAG
- a CDS encoding HAMP domain-containing sensor histidine kinase: MRIVEKHSLSMSLLLITGLVLFSVNIYWFYSNYREDEFYHRLRQAALNMEQLIFTKGSSKEQLRLLEALQDDPYSKRQIIIYDSIGTILFRSTGAVAHLNEAYQKQVLRKEVEFRKDGYERTLFVSRNNPSRKLLILEAAGYDLGGFNKQKKLRTTLILGSLILIVLQGLATWYFMRRDLLPLSRIASQMKQISGPTFHQRLSEANLNNEIGQMSHAFNELLDRVEKAYQQQFNFISYASHELRTPLAILLSNSQVTLFKERTTEEYVQTLKSFQDDVNQMILLVNSLLELARLNADAQSVSFSCLRLDEQLWAASDLLKENHPDYQIHIDFATIGDTDEAMLVMGNARLLMLVFKNLMENACKYSSNKKVVVNIQAGQQQVLVNVCDEGIGMSAAELEHIFDAFYRNGQHSKIAGYGIGLPLAKRILEIHRGSIVVQSVKDKGSVFTVTLPTWKED, translated from the coding sequence ATGCGTATAGTTGAAAAACACTCGTTAAGCATGTCATTGTTACTGATTACAGGCTTGGTCCTTTTTTCAGTAAACATTTACTGGTTTTATTCGAACTACCGGGAAGATGAATTCTATCATCGGTTACGTCAGGCTGCACTGAACATGGAACAACTTATTTTTACCAAAGGAAGCAGCAAAGAACAGCTCCGTTTACTGGAAGCCTTACAGGATGACCCTTACAGCAAACGACAGATCATTATCTATGACTCTATTGGAACCATACTTTTCCGATCAACAGGTGCAGTGGCGCATCTGAATGAAGCCTACCAGAAACAGGTTTTAAGGAAGGAAGTTGAATTTCGAAAAGATGGCTATGAACGTACCTTATTTGTAAGCAGGAATAATCCTTCCCGAAAACTTCTTATTCTGGAAGCAGCCGGATATGATCTGGGAGGTTTTAATAAACAGAAAAAACTACGAACTACCTTGATTCTTGGCTCTCTGATTCTGATTGTATTACAAGGGCTAGCCACCTGGTATTTCATGCGACGTGACCTACTTCCACTGAGTCGTATTGCCAGTCAGATGAAGCAGATTTCGGGGCCTACCTTTCATCAACGATTATCAGAAGCCAATCTCAATAATGAAATCGGACAGATGTCTCATGCTTTTAATGAACTACTCGATAGAGTAGAGAAAGCGTATCAACAACAATTTAATTTTATCTCCTATGCTAGTCACGAACTACGCACTCCACTGGCTATCCTACTCAGCAATTCACAGGTAACGTTGTTTAAAGAACGGACTACAGAAGAATATGTACAAACCCTGAAATCGTTTCAGGATGATGTAAACCAGATGATACTTCTGGTCAATAGTCTATTGGAACTGGCCCGACTCAATGCAGATGCCCAGTCTGTCTCTTTTTCCTGCCTGCGTTTGGATGAACAACTTTGGGCAGCGTCCGATTTGCTTAAGGAGAATCACCCCGACTATCAGATTCATATTGACTTTGCCACAATAGGAGATACAGATGAGGCAATGCTGGTCATGGGCAATGCCCGCCTATTGATGCTGGTATTTAAAAATCTTATGGAAAACGCCTGCAAGTATAGTAGCAATAAAAAGGTGGTTGTAAACATACAGGCTGGTCAGCAACAGGTGTTGGTAAATGTTTGTGATGAAGGTATAGGTATGTCTGCTGCAGAACTGGAACATATCTTTGACGCATTTTACCGCAATGGTCAACACAGTAAAATTGCAGGATATGGTATTGGTCTACCCCTGGCAAAACGTATTCTGGAGATTCACAGAGGAAGCATTGTGGTACAATCTGTAAAAGACAAAGGATCTGTATTTACAGTTACTCTCCCTACCTGGAAAGAAGATTAA
- a CDS encoding response regulator transcription factor yields MKILIVEDEVRLATFIQKGLEENAHLVDIANDGEAGLQLAFGNEYDVIVADVNMPKLNGYAMTQALRNENQQTPILMLTAMGSLADKATGYAAGIDDFLVKPFQFEELLMRLTALHRRSSLNQIQSRKNLLKVADLEMDLTSRTVQRGGRYIALTAKEYMLLEYLMRNRNRIVSRIDIADRVWDANMDPASNTIDTYINFLRKKLDHGQQHKLIHTIIGMGYSIQE; encoded by the coding sequence ATGAAAATTCTGATAGTTGAGGATGAAGTGCGCCTGGCAACATTCATTCAGAAAGGATTGGAAGAAAATGCCCATCTGGTTGACATTGCCAACGATGGGGAAGCAGGACTACAATTGGCATTTGGCAATGAATATGATGTAATTGTAGCAGATGTCAATATGCCTAAGCTGAATGGCTATGCTATGACTCAGGCACTACGTAATGAAAACCAGCAAACTCCTATTCTAATGCTCACGGCTATGGGTAGTCTGGCAGATAAAGCAACTGGATACGCAGCTGGCATTGACGACTTTCTGGTTAAACCGTTCCAGTTTGAAGAACTCCTTATGCGCCTGACAGCTCTGCATCGTCGTAGCTCTTTAAACCAGATTCAGAGTCGGAAAAATCTGTTAAAAGTAGCGGATCTGGAAATGGATCTGACAAGTCGTACAGTGCAACGAGGGGGCAGATACATTGCATTAACAGCCAAAGAATATATGTTACTGGAATACCTGATGCGCAACCGTAACCGAATTGTATCACGGATAGATATTGCTGACCGGGTTTGGGATGCCAATATGGACCCTGCCAGCAATACGATTGACACTTATATCAATTTTCTGCGTAAAAAACTTGACCACGGGCAGCAACATAAGCTAATACATACCATTATTGGAATGGGATACAGTATACAGGAATAA
- a CDS encoding NAD(P)-dependent oxidoreductase: protein MSTTSTIAVLGLGAMGSRMAKNLIKAGHRVIVWNRTPQATIDLVKEGATQANSPKEAAAQADFVLAMVRDDEASRQVWLDPENGALQGMKKEAIAIESSTVTPVWIKELAGTLTAKGISFLEAPVSGSRPQADAAQLVFFVGGDHTIFTRTEPILKAMGSTIQYVGPWGSGALVKLTTNALLGIQVTAYAELIGMLKRSGMDAQSALAAISKTSVWSPVAGYLTSTMLTENFTPQFPVELIEKDFSYILTTAGSSESAPMTDAALHVFQKAIAQNLGQENMTSVVRMFTK from the coding sequence ATGAGTACTACATCAACCATTGCCGTACTGGGCCTCGGAGCTATGGGCTCTCGTATGGCTAAAAACCTTATCAAAGCTGGTCACAGGGTCATAGTGTGGAACCGTACACCACAAGCAACTATAGACCTCGTTAAAGAAGGAGCCACACAGGCAAACTCTCCCAAAGAGGCTGCTGCACAGGCTGACTTTGTGCTGGCAATGGTTCGAGACGACGAAGCATCCCGACAAGTATGGCTGGACCCGGAAAATGGGGCGCTTCAGGGAATGAAAAAAGAAGCTATTGCGATTGAAAGTTCGACAGTAACACCTGTCTGGATCAAAGAACTAGCGGGCACATTAACAGCAAAAGGCATTTCTTTTCTGGAAGCTCCTGTATCTGGCTCACGTCCTCAGGCAGATGCAGCCCAACTGGTTTTCTTTGTGGGAGGTGATCACACAATCTTTACCCGGACAGAACCCATCCTGAAAGCCATGGGATCTACTATTCAATATGTAGGACCCTGGGGTTCAGGAGCATTGGTAAAGCTAACAACCAATGCATTACTGGGTATTCAGGTAACAGCCTATGCCGAATTAATCGGAATGCTCAAACGGTCAGGTATGGATGCACAAAGTGCATTGGCAGCCATCTCTAAAACTTCTGTATGGAGCCCAGTAGCTGGATACCTCACAAGCACCATGCTAACAGAGAACTTTACGCCACAGTTTCCGGTAGAGTTAATCGAAAAAGACTTTTCTTATATCCTCACCACAGCGGGATCATCAGAATCAGCACCAATGACAGATGCTGCCCTACATGTATTTCAGAAAGCTATTGCTCAGAATCTCGGCCAGGAAAATATGACTTCTGTCGTACGCATGTTTACCAAATAG